The following nucleotide sequence is from Vibrio sp. SCSIO 43136.
TGCCTAGCAGTCCAGTCAACAAGTTCGATGTAATCTAAGAGCCTAAAAGGTATCCCGTTTAATGTGTTGTTATTACTGCCGACAAATGGGTGTAAGCATGGTGCGGTGAGTTTGTTTTCCCTGAGTGCTTTTATGCGCATTTTTATCGAAGTAAAATCGGAACTCTCAGGAGTCTTAGCTATCCCTGCTCGAACGGGGTTGAGATCGACGTAGGCCATCGCAGCGGCTAGAGCTTTTTCATCTAACAAAGCCTGGCTTTTAAACCTACTTTCCCAGAAATGCCCGGTGCAGTTATCTTCTTGATTAGCTTTACATGCTATGTCGTAGTTTAGTTCCTTCATAAACCAACTTATTGACCATAAACGCTTGCGCCAAACTTCAATAATTTCTGAGCACTTCTGTTCCTCAATAGGATTGCTTAATTGCCCTTGTTGAAATCTTTTAATCAAAGCAGGTAACTTATGAGTGAGCCCCCAACGTTCGACAACCTCACCTTGGCTCAGCTTTTGAGCATCGCCTTGACTAATATGCAAGACCAAGTGGAAATGATTACTCATGACGGCATAAGCACAGACATCGATGCAGTATGTGTGGGTTAAAGCGTGAATTTTTGCTTCTATCCACTCTCTTCTGTGCTCGTAACTCTTGTTTGTTAGTTCGTCTACACCACATAGAAAACTTCGACGAACACAACGAGATACGCAGTGGTAGTAGGGAGTAGCATCAATAGAAACGAGCTGCTTTCTGGCTGTAGTCATATTTTGGCGTGTTGGTGAGTTTGAGGTCAATTTAGCAATCCAAATTTATTGGTGATGAGAGGTGGAGCATTTTTGGTGCAAAATCAGTCTATATTCATACTTTTGGTGTGTGTCCCAATTGAAAATATTCGGTGTGTGTCCAATATTCGAATATTCGGTGTGTGTCCTGTTTGGAGGAGTGCTCAGGCGCTAGTGTGCGCCTGAATGTGTTTGAGGGGGGCTTGATTAAACATTGAGGGTATAAACCACTCGCAATGCCAACAGTATCAATACCACTCCAGAGATACGGTCAATCAACACGGCTTTTGAGCGAATTTTATCGATCACTTTAGCGTTGGTTAGAAGTAGGGCAATTAGCGTGTACCACAACCCATCTACGAGTAGAGGGGTAGAAACCATCACTATTTGATTGGTCATATCATTAGAGATGGCGACGAACTGGCTAAATAGGGCGGTAAAAAACAGCATGATCTTAGGGCTTAATAGCGAGATCAAAAAACCTTGGCGCATGGACTCAAATAGTGGTGTTTTCTCACCAGAGGCCAGTTTGGCGGCGACACCGTCTTTGGAGCGTAGTGCGTTAACTCCTAAGTACATCAAGTACGCTGCACCGATAACAGAGATGCCTTTAAAAATTAGTGGGGACTGCTCCAGCACCACAGATAAACCAATGATGGTAATGAAGGCATAAATGCCAATACCCATCGCATGTGACCAAGCTACGGCAATGCCGTGCCATCGACTCCCTGCTAGCGAGTGTTTGGCTACAACGGCAAGGCTAGGACCCGGTGACATTGCGCCCAATAGGCAAATAGTAAAAAGTGATAACCAAACGGTGAGTGTCATGCGTTGTTCTCCTTGCTTATGACTCTCATTTAAATCGAAATTTGCCATCTATTGAAATCATATTAACTCATTACAGTCATGATTTCAGATCATAGCCTTCAACTAGATGGAATAGTCGCAAACGCCCATGACCTTGACGATTTCATTGCGTATGTATTCGTGTGCCGGGTCGTTGTCGAATTTGGGATGCCAGAACAACCAGTAGTACTGCTCTTGAGTGGAGAATGGTAACGGGAAAGAAGTGATAGCCCAATGATTGGCAAGGTTAGTCGCAATGTGTTCTTGCATGATCATTAAGTGTTCACTGTTAACTAGCAGCTCCATTGCCGTGCTGAAAAATGGAACTCTCAGAGCGATCCTGCGCGAGCATCCTTGCTCGGCAAGTTGATGATCGATAAGAGAATCTTTATCTGCTCCACCTGTCACTTTAATGTGCGCATGACGCATCATGTCTTCTATCGAAATCGAATCTTGATGGGCAAGCGGATGGTTATTGGCCATCACGCAAACAGGATAATCTGAGCCAAGCTCGATGCTTGAGACCTGTTTGGGTTTATCTGGAAACATGGATGATGCAAGGTCAATGCCTGACTCGTTCAATTTATCGAT
It contains:
- a CDS encoding transposase, with protein sequence MTTARKQLVSIDATPYYHCVSRCVRRSFLCGVDELTNKSYEHRREWIEAKIHALTHTYCIDVCAYAVMSNHFHLVLHISQGDAQKLSQGEVVERWGLTHKLPALIKRFQQGQLSNPIEEQKCSEIIEVWRKRLWSISWFMKELNYDIACKANQEDNCTGHFWESRFKSQALLDEKALAAAMAYVDLNPVRAGIAKTPESSDFTSIKMRIKALRENKLTAPCLHPFVGSNNNTLNGIPFRLLDYIELVDWTARQFRHEKYSIDTALPPILTRLGIHQHNWLKACTQLEKQHASAIGSSLYAEQAKSALNKSKIHLYQIE
- a CDS encoding LysE family translocator, coding for MTLTVWLSLFTICLLGAMSPGPSLAVVAKHSLAGSRWHGIAVAWSHAMGIGIYAFITIIGLSVVLEQSPLIFKGISVIGAAYLMYLGVNALRSKDGVAAKLASGEKTPLFESMRQGFLISLLSPKIMLFFTALFSQFVAISNDMTNQIVMVSTPLLVDGLWYTLIALLLTNAKVIDKIRSKAVLIDRISGVVLILLALRVVYTLNV
- a CDS encoding LysR family transcriptional regulator produces the protein MLGNINLNLLRSLIILLEECHVTRAAERLHISQSAVSRQLAQLRELCQDPLLVREGNHLIPTTKALALQDKLQALFGEFDSLLNDLPFDPSSYQGEIVFSSSDYVAQYVFPHIAKHLSELSPQLNIGYQLWEPSLIDKLNESGIDLASSMFPDKPKQVSSIELGSDYPVCVMANNHPLAHQDSISIEDMMRHAHIKVTGGADKDSLIDHQLAEQGCSRRIALRVPFFSTAMELLVNSEHLMIMQEHIATNLANHWAITSFPLPFSTQEQYYWLFWHPKFDNDPAHEYIRNEIVKVMGVCDYSI